In one window of Gossypium hirsutum isolate 1008001.06 chromosome A01, Gossypium_hirsutum_v2.1, whole genome shotgun sequence DNA:
- the LOC107921073 gene encoding LOW QUALITY PROTEIN: amino acid permease 2 (The sequence of the model RefSeq protein was modified relative to this genomic sequence to represent the inferred CDS: inserted 1 base in 1 codon): MEAQGRFDIMLHCTLFFFFISHRPFLFSSLISTPATLSFLISRCCFGFFLCKSQCHLAKMGEKCAGKTHLHNNQVFDLSVLPQGGSKCFDDDGRLKRTGTVWTASAHIITAVIGSGVLSLAWATAQLGWIASPAVMFLFSFVTYYTSTLLAACYRCDDPVNGKRNYTYMDAVRSNLGEDMWVGSILEPFGVAIGYTIASSISMMAIKRSNCFHESGGKNPFHMNSSPCRIALGIAEIIFSQVPDXWLSIVAAVVSFSYTTIGIGLALGIAKIVANGKIRGSLTRTSVGTVTQTQKTFRFQGLGDIAFCLTYSLILIEIQDTLKAPPSESKTMNKATVLSVGVTTLHAVLLHGLCYFQRLVPRKL; encoded by the exons ATGGAGGCGCAGGGGAGGTTTGACATCATGCTCCACTGCACtctattcttcttcttcatttctcACCggccttttctcttttcttctttaatttccaCCCCTGCAACACTCTCTTTCTTGATCTCTAGGTGTTGTTTTGGTTTTTTTCTGTGTAAATCTCAGTGTCACTTAGCAAAGATGGGGGAGAAGTGTGCTGGGAAAACTCACCTTCACAACAACCAAGTTTTTGATCTCTCCGTGCTTCCACAAGGTGGTTCCAAATGCTTTGATGACGACGGCCGACTCAAGCGAACTG GAACTGTATGGACGGCAAGTGCTCATATTATTACGGCTGTGATTGGTTCTGGCGTCCTGTCCCTGGCTTGGGCCACTGCTCAGCTTGGATGGATAGCTAGCCCAGCAGTTATGTTTTTGTTCTCTTTTGTAACTTACTACACCTCTACTCTTCTTGCTGCTTGTTACCGCTGTGATGACCCTGTTAATGGCAAGAGAAACTATACTTACATGGATGCTGTCAGATCAAATCTTG GTGAAGATATGTGGGTGGGTTCAATACTTGAACCTTTTGGAGTTGCCATTGGATACACAATTGCATCATCAATTAGCATGAT GGCTATAAAAAGGTCTAATTGCTTCCATGAAAGCGGTGGCAAAAATCCATTTCACATGAATAGCAGCCCTTGTAGGATTGCTTTAGGCATTGCTGAAATCATTTTCTCTCAAGTCCCTG TTTGGCTTTCCATTGTTGCTGCTGTCGTGTCCTTCAGTTACACAACAATTGGGATTGGACTTGCTCTTGGAATTGCTAAAATAGTAG CGAATGGAAAAATTAGGGGAAGCCTGACTAGGACCAGTGTTGGAACCGTTACCCAAACACAAAAAACATTTAGGTTCCAGGGACTAGGAGATATAGCTTTTTGCCTTACTTACTCCCTCATACTCATTGAAATTCAG GACACACTTAAGGCTCCACCATCCGAATCAAAGACAATGAACAAGGCAACTGTGTTAAGTGTTGGAGTGACAACCTTGCATGCTGTGTTGTTGCATGGGCTATGCTACTTTCAGAGACTTGTCCCCCGGAAATTATGA
- the LOC107922374 gene encoding zinc finger CCCH domain-containing protein 14: MDTRKRGRREAGFNANGGIKKSKPEMESLSTGVGSKSKPCTKFFSTAGCQFGESCHFLHYVPGGYNAVAQMMNLAPAVPPASRNVTATAAVPHGSGSQVKTRLCNKFSGPEGCKYGDKCHFAHGEWELGKPIAPSQDDPRSMAPLPGRMGSRMEPPPPSGPAATFGASATAKISVDASLAGAIIGKGGVHSKQICRQTGAKLSIREHESDPSLRNIELEGSFEQIKEASAMVRELISSLGPVPGPAKTPGAHGGQGHPGSNYKTKLCDNFAKGSCTFGERCHFAHGAAELRKSIV, translated from the exons ATGGATACTCGTAAAAGAGGAAGACGCGAAGCTGGGTTCAATGCTAATGGCGGCATCAAGAAATCTAAGCCAG AAATGGAATCTTTATCAACTGGTGTAGGAAGCAAATCGAAGCCTTGCACCAAATTTTTCAG TACTGCTGGTTGTCAATTTGGTGAGAGCTGCCATTTCCTGCACTATGTTCCTGGAGGTTACAATGCGGTGGCCCAGATGATGAACCTTGCACCAGCTGTTCCACCGGCTTCTAGAAATGTGACAGCAACAGCTGCAGTCCCGCATGGATCTGGCTCCCAAGTCAAAACTCGCTTATGCAACAAATTTAGTGGTCCTGAAGGTTGTAAGTACGGTGACAAATGTCATTTTGCACATGGAGAGTGGGAACTTGGCAAGCCTATTGCTCCATCTCAAGATGATCCCCGTTCCATGGCACCTCTTCCTGGTCGCATGGGCAGTCGGATGGAACCACCACCCCCATCAGGTCCTGCTGCTACATTTGGTGCTTCAGCAACTGCAAAAATTAGTGTGGATGCTTCCCTTGCAGGAGCCATCATAGGGAAAGGCGGTGTGCATTCGAAACAGATATGTCGTCAAACAGGAGCAAAGCTATCTATTCGGGAGCATGAGTCAGATCCATCACTTAGGAACATCGAGCTTGAAGGATCGTTTGAGCAAATTAAAGAAGCGAGTGCAATGGTTAGAGAACTAATCAGCAGCCTAGGTCCGGTTCCAGGTCCTGCCAAAACACCCGGTGCGCATGGTGGTCAAGGGCATCCAGGAAGCAACTACAAAACGAAGTTGTGCGACAATTTTGCAAAGGGAAGTTGCACGTTCGGAGAAAGATGTCACTTTGCACATGGTGCAGCGGAGTTGCGGAAGTCAATAGTGTGA
- the LOC107921922 gene encoding late embryogenesis abundant protein 46 isoform X1, with translation MQAIKEKASNAAASAKSGLEKVKATVEDKLVKTKGNNSNDAKQEETVSQKKEVRMEQAELDEEEARLHDAVTKHMGGDGGFTAAGTDLNSQGGWIPIYPTAAHYNGGRSFSLK, from the exons ATGCAAGCTATAAAGGAAAAAGCATCCAATGCAGCGGCTTCAGCCAAATCTGGGTTGGAAAAGGTCAAAGCCACCGTCGAAGACAAG TTGGTGAAAACGAAAGGTAATAATAGTAATGACGCTAAGCAGGAAGAAACGGTGAGCCAAAAGAAAGAGGTGAGGATGGAGCAGGCGGAACTCGATGAAGAAGAGGCACGCCTACACGATGCTGTGACCAAGCATATGGGAGGAGACGGTGGATTCACGGCTGCAGGTACTGATCTTAACTCTCAAGGTGGGTGGATTCCCATCTATCCAACCGCTGCACATTACAATGGAGGTCGCAGTTTTTCTCTCAAGTAG
- the LOC121203045 gene encoding late embryogenesis abundant protein 46: MQSMKEKAANVAASAKSGLEKTKATMEEKVEKARSNDQMEKQIAKERKEERIHQAELNKLEARQHNAAAKQAGAEGGFTATGTGAYKATGTHSYSTTGERGQSTGAHQMSALPGHGSGQPAGQVVEGTAAAHPIGSNPGVGGAKSHNTRGEGNPHGYGTGGTYS; encoded by the exons atgcagTCCATGAAGGAAAAAGCAGCCAACGTCGCGGCTTCGGCCAAATCTGGCTTGGAAAAGACCAAGGCCACCATGGAAGAGAAG GTGGAGAAAGCAAGAAGCAATGACCAAATGGAGAAACAAATTGCCAAGGAAAGGAAAGAGGAGAGGATCCACCAGGCGGAGCTTAACAAACTAGAGGCTCGTCAGCATAATGCGGCTGCCAAACAAGCCGGAGCAGAGGGCGGATTCACCGCAACGGGAACTGGTGCTTACAAAGCAACTGGGACTCACTCTTATTCCACCACTGGGGAACGTGGACAATCCACTGGAGCTCATCAGATGTCGGCGTTGCCTGGACATGGGAGTGGGCAGCCTGCAGGGCAAGTGGTTGAGGGTACTGCTGCTGCCCATCCTATTGGGTCAAATCCTGGTGTGGGAGGGGCCAAATCACATAATACTCGAGGGGAGGGAAATCCCCATGGATATGGTACTGGAGGGACTTACAGTTAA
- the LOC107921922 gene encoding 18 kDa seed maturation protein isoform X2 has translation MQAIKEKASNAAASAKSGLEKVKATVEDKEETVSQKKEVRMEQAELDEEEARLHDAVTKHMGGDGGFTAAGTDLNSQGGWIPIYPTAAHYNGGRSFSLK, from the exons ATGCAAGCTATAAAGGAAAAAGCATCCAATGCAGCGGCTTCAGCCAAATCTGGGTTGGAAAAGGTCAAAGCCACCGTCGAAGACAAG GAAGAAACGGTGAGCCAAAAGAAAGAGGTGAGGATGGAGCAGGCGGAACTCGATGAAGAAGAGGCACGCCTACACGATGCTGTGACCAAGCATATGGGAGGAGACGGTGGATTCACGGCTGCAGGTACTGATCTTAACTCTCAAGGTGGGTGGATTCCCATCTATCCAACCGCTGCACATTACAATGGAGGTCGCAGTTTTTCTCTCAAGTAG